The following proteins come from a genomic window of Limnohabitans sp. 103DPR2:
- a CDS encoding histone deacetylase family protein, giving the protein MGATGYFTHADCRLHEMGEGHPECPQRLDAIEDRLLITGLDHALTRREPALASLTDIELAHGRMYVASLRGLSDALIEDMAAGGPTHSALDPDTSINSHTWKAALRSAGAALEATDAVMAGELENAFCATRPPGHHACHDKAMGFCFFNNVAIAAKYALERHGLSRVAIVDFDVHHGNGTEDIVAGDDRILMVSFYQHPFYPEGGARKSDANLVNLPVPAYTKGMDIRELIDMIWMPRLEEHKPELIFISAGFDAHREDDMGQLGLVEQDYVWITQRIKDVAIKHAKGRIVSCLEGGYSLSALARSVEAHIRVLADV; this is encoded by the coding sequence ATGGGCGCTACAGGTTATTTCACACACGCAGATTGTCGACTTCACGAAATGGGTGAGGGCCATCCTGAATGTCCACAGCGCTTGGACGCGATTGAAGACAGATTGCTCATCACGGGCTTGGACCACGCCCTAACCCGAAGAGAGCCTGCACTGGCATCTTTAACGGACATTGAGTTGGCCCATGGCCGGATGTACGTGGCCTCATTGCGGGGTTTAAGCGATGCTTTGATTGAAGACATGGCTGCTGGTGGTCCTACTCACAGTGCCTTAGACCCTGATACCTCTATCAACAGTCATACTTGGAAAGCGGCACTTCGGTCTGCTGGCGCCGCATTGGAAGCCACCGATGCCGTGATGGCGGGTGAACTTGAAAATGCTTTTTGCGCCACGCGGCCACCAGGGCACCACGCATGCCATGACAAGGCCATGGGCTTTTGTTTTTTCAACAATGTGGCCATTGCTGCCAAATATGCACTGGAGCGCCATGGTTTAAGCCGCGTGGCCATTGTTGACTTTGATGTGCACCATGGCAATGGCACCGAAGACATCGTGGCTGGCGACGATCGCATCCTGATGGTGAGTTTTTACCAGCATCCTTTTTATCCTGAAGGTGGCGCCCGCAAGAGCGACGCCAACTTGGTCAACTTGCCGGTACCCGCCTACACCAAAGGCATGGACATTCGTGAGTTGATCGACATGATTTGGATGCCACGCCTAGAAGAACACAAACCAGAGTTGATTTTCATCAGCGCTGGATTTGATGCCCACCGCGAAGACGACATGGGACAGTTGGGTTTGGTCGAACAAGATTACGTGTGGATCACACAGCGCATCAAAGATGTGGCGATCAAGCACGCCAAAGGCCGCATTGTCAGTTGTTTAGAGGGTGGCTATAGCCTCAGCGCTTTGGCGCGCAGTGTCGAAGCGCACATTCGTGTGTTGGCCGATGTTTAA
- a CDS encoding alpha-E domain-containing protein, with amino-acid sequence MLSRTADHLFWMSRYTERAENTARMLNVSYETSLLPQSSATVQAGWEGLLSISELLPAYTQLHGEVTPHHVMQFMVMDPNNPSSIISCLRAARENARAVRGALTTEVWETQNQTWLEVNRMIRSGEFDADPGKFFEWVKFRSHLSRGVTVGTMLMDESLHFMRLGTFLERADNTARLVDVKFHAGQNDRFGALPVASMLTPITSNSTQSQTLAPEAGLDGSQEFDFYHWSAILRSVSGFEIYRKVYRDVIRPDRVAELLILRPDMPRSLHASLNEVVNNLEAVTDNMQSETLRHAGKLRADLAYGRIDEILATGLHAYLTQFLERVNVLGGRISREFLMPQVG; translated from the coding sequence ATGCTAAGCCGTACTGCAGATCACTTGTTTTGGATGTCGCGCTACACCGAGCGCGCCGAAAACACCGCTCGCATGTTGAATGTGAGCTATGAAACTTCCTTGTTGCCACAGTCCAGTGCCACGGTGCAAGCCGGTTGGGAAGGTTTGTTGTCGATCAGTGAATTGTTGCCTGCCTATACCCAGCTGCATGGTGAGGTCACACCGCACCATGTGATGCAGTTCATGGTGATGGACCCCAACAACCCGTCGTCAATCATTTCATGCTTGCGCGCAGCACGTGAAAACGCCAGGGCTGTTCGAGGTGCACTGACCACCGAAGTGTGGGAGACGCAAAACCAAACCTGGCTGGAAGTGAACCGCATGATTCGCTCTGGCGAATTTGATGCTGATCCAGGTAAATTTTTCGAATGGGTGAAGTTCAGATCTCATTTGTCGCGTGGCGTCACCGTGGGCACCATGCTGATGGACGAGTCCTTGCACTTTATGCGCTTGGGGACCTTCTTAGAGCGTGCCGACAACACGGCGCGTTTGGTGGATGTGAAGTTTCATGCGGGACAAAACGATCGATTTGGTGCATTGCCAGTTGCGTCCATGCTTACGCCCATCACCTCCAATTCAACCCAATCACAAACGCTTGCACCCGAAGCGGGCTTGGATGGCTCGCAAGAGTTTGACTTCTATCACTGGAGCGCCATCTTGCGCAGTGTCAGTGGCTTTGAAATTTATCGCAAGGTCTACCGCGATGTGATTCGCCCTGACCGTGTTGCGGAACTGCTTATTTTGCGACCCGACATGCCGCGTTCTTTGCACGCCAGCTTGAACGAGGTGGTGAACAATTTAGAAGCAGTGACCGACAACATGCAAAGCGAAACTTTGCGCCATGCCGGCAAATTGCGTGCAGATTTGGCCTATGGCCGAATTGATGAAATTTTGGCCACGGGTCTGCATGCTTATCTCACGCAGTTCTTGGAGCGCGTCAATGTGTTGGGCGGCAGAATCAGTCGCGAGTTTTTGATGCCACAGGTGGGCTGA
- a CDS encoding TRAP transporter small permease has product MKKLLELLCGTIAGAALFGIMLLTFFDVSGRKFLSHSITGSLELTELLMVVVIFAALPLVSLKGEHVVFDSLDAFLPAWVRKIQQALIHIVSAALLIGLAYLMWKTGGEFAITGETTAQLKITKAPFIQGMGLLCGLTGLVHLVKAFLPIDENASEGGTV; this is encoded by the coding sequence TTGAAAAAACTACTTGAACTTTTGTGTGGCACGATCGCTGGTGCCGCTTTGTTCGGCATTATGTTGCTGACATTTTTTGATGTCTCTGGTCGGAAATTTCTATCGCATTCGATCACTGGCTCTTTGGAGTTGACCGAGTTACTCATGGTCGTTGTTATTTTTGCAGCACTTCCTTTGGTTTCTCTCAAAGGTGAACACGTGGTGTTCGATTCCTTGGATGCATTTTTACCTGCTTGGGTTCGAAAGATTCAACAAGCGCTGATTCACATTGTCTCTGCAGCTTTGCTCATTGGCTTGGCTTATTTGATGTGGAAAACCGGCGGTGAATTTGCCATCACGGGTGAAACGACTGCCCAACTCAAAATCACCAAAGCCCCCTTCATTCAGGGCATGGGCTTGTTGTGTGGTCTAACGGGTTTGGTGCATCTGGTCAAAGCTTTTTTGCCCATCGATGAAAACGCCTCAGAAGGAGGCACCGTATGA
- a CDS encoding TRAP transporter substrate-binding protein, with protein MKKTLMAMTAATLVGFSGLAQAQTVLTVSSWVPPTHGLSVSQKEWCDDLASKTSNRVRCNILPRAVTPAPGTFDAVKNGLVDVSFTVHGYTPGRFVLSQMAEFPFLGDRAEPLSVAFNRVASKYPEFAAEHQGVKVLGYFTHGPGIVFNTKKPITRVEDLPGLKFRVGGGMVNEISKTLDMNVTLKPAPDSYELLSSGVMDGTLFPAESTDSFKIDKIIKFATQFPGGLYNTSFVFMMNPAKYNALSAEDKKVVDELSGEAVASRFGKAWDRVDDLALANMQKNGVKVIKADNFFVRDVNARTIKLERDWAQAAKAKGLKDPSGTLSEFRAEIAKLQKQK; from the coding sequence ATGAAAAAAACTTTGATGGCCATGACAGCGGCGACACTCGTCGGCTTCAGCGGCTTGGCACAGGCACAAACAGTTTTGACCGTTTCCAGCTGGGTCCCACCCACTCACGGTCTTTCGGTCTCCCAAAAAGAATGGTGTGATGACCTGGCAAGCAAAACCTCCAATCGGGTTCGTTGCAACATCCTTCCCCGTGCCGTCACCCCAGCACCCGGCACGTTCGATGCTGTCAAAAACGGCTTGGTCGATGTTTCATTCACCGTGCACGGTTACACACCGGGTCGTTTTGTGCTCTCACAAATGGCCGAATTCCCCTTCCTCGGTGACCGTGCAGAGCCCCTGTCTGTGGCTTTCAACCGAGTCGCTAGCAAGTACCCAGAGTTTGCCGCAGAACACCAAGGCGTGAAGGTCTTGGGCTACTTCACACATGGCCCAGGCATCGTGTTCAACACCAAAAAACCCATCACGCGCGTTGAAGACCTCCCTGGCCTCAAATTCCGTGTGGGTGGTGGCATGGTCAACGAGATTTCCAAAACGCTCGACATGAACGTCACGCTCAAACCTGCGCCTGATTCATATGAGCTGTTGTCCAGCGGCGTGATGGACGGCACTTTGTTCCCAGCAGAGTCAACAGACTCCTTCAAAATTGACAAGATCATCAAGTTTGCCACTCAATTTCCTGGCGGTCTGTACAACACCAGCTTCGTTTTCATGATGAACCCGGCCAAGTACAACGCCCTTTCTGCTGAAGACAAGAAAGTGGTTGATGAGTTGTCGGGTGAGGCCGTCGCAAGTCGCTTTGGTAAGGCTTGGGATCGTGTGGACGATCTAGCTTTAGCGAACATGCAAAAAAATGGCGTTAAAGTCATCAAGGCAGACAACTTCTTTGTTCGAGATGTCAATGCACGCACCATCAAGCTGGAACGTGATTGGGCTCAAGCGGCCAAAGCCAAGGGTTTGAAAGATCCTTCAGGTACATTGTCTGAGTTCCGCGCTGAAATCGCAAAGCTGCAAAAGCAAAAGTGA
- a CDS encoding electron transfer flavoprotein subunit alpha/FixB family protein, protein MASLVIAEHDNASIKGATLNTITAAVACGGDVHVLVAGHNAGAAAQAAAQIAGVSKVIHADAEGLAHGLAENVAAQVLAIAGNYSHILFPATASGKNVAPRVAAKLDVAQLSDVTLVVSADTFERPIYAGNAIATVQSKDAVKVLTVRTTGFDAAAATGGSASVESVAATTDSGKSVFKGSEIAKNDRPELTAAKIIVSGGRALGSAEKFAEVMTPLADKLGAAMGASRAAVDAGYAPNDWQVGQTGKIVAPQLYVACGISGAIQHLAGMKDSKVIVAINKDPEAPIFSVADYGLEADLFAAVPELTNAL, encoded by the coding sequence ATGGCTTCATTGGTTATTGCAGAACACGACAACGCATCCATCAAGGGTGCAACTTTGAACACCATCACAGCCGCTGTGGCTTGTGGTGGTGATGTGCACGTTTTGGTGGCCGGTCACAACGCCGGCGCAGCCGCGCAAGCTGCTGCCCAAATTGCAGGCGTTTCCAAAGTGATTCACGCTGACGCAGAAGGTCTGGCCCATGGCTTGGCCGAGAACGTGGCAGCTCAAGTGTTGGCCATTGCGGGCAACTACTCACACATCTTGTTCCCTGCCACTGCCAGCGGCAAAAACGTGGCGCCCCGCGTGGCAGCCAAGTTGGATGTGGCGCAATTGAGCGACGTCACTTTGGTGGTGTCTGCTGACACCTTCGAGCGACCCATTTACGCTGGCAACGCCATTGCCACCGTGCAGAGCAAAGATGCCGTCAAAGTGTTGACTGTGCGCACAACTGGTTTTGATGCGGCAGCAGCCACGGGTGGTTCTGCTTCTGTTGAATCTGTAGCAGCTACAACCGACAGCGGCAAGAGCGTGTTCAAGGGCAGTGAGATTGCCAAGAACGATCGTCCTGAACTCACGGCGGCCAAGATCATTGTGTCGGGTGGCCGTGCATTGGGCAGCGCAGAAAAGTTTGCCGAAGTGATGACACCCTTGGCCGACAAGTTGGGCGCAGCGATGGGCGCCAGCCGCGCAGCCGTCGATGCAGGTTATGCGCCTAACGATTGGCAAGTGGGCCAAACCGGCAAGATTGTGGCCCCTCAGTTGTATGTGGCTTGCGGCATCTCGGGTGCCATTCAGCACTTGGCAGGCATGAAAGACAGCAAGGTCATTGTGGCCATCAACAAAGATCCCGAAGCGCCTATCTTCAGCGTTGCGGACTATGGCTTAGAAGCTGATCTGTTTGCGGCAGTGCCTGAACTGACCAACGCGCTGTGA
- a CDS encoding TRAP transporter large permease, whose product MTAALLGFLAIFVLALMRMPLAFSMGLVGIVGIGLTRGWMPALASTAQVVHETGFAYTLSVIPLFILMGNFVARAGLAHELFHAAYTFIGHRRGGLAHATIAACAGFGAICGSSIATAATMGKVAYPSMKKLGYSDAMSTGVIAAGGTLGIMIPPSTILVIYGIITETHIGKLFAAGVLPGILTAILMMMAVVLMTWHNPEHAPAGEKFSWTERLQAVRGIWGVLVLVILVLGGIYGGFFTATEGAGMGATGAFLFALARRALSWKALMEVLVESARTTAMLFTLLISATIFANFVNYTSLPFELKEWITHLGLSPIMVVAAMMFIYVVLGTVMEELTMVLLTIPLFFPIVVQLGFDPVWFGVLIVMVIQIGLISPPVGMNLFVLNALLPKVGLNAIFRGVWPMVLVLVITLGILLAFPSISLWLPSMMD is encoded by the coding sequence ATGACAGCCGCCTTGCTTGGTTTCTTGGCCATCTTCGTTTTGGCCCTCATGCGCATGCCCTTGGCATTTTCGATGGGGCTGGTCGGCATTGTGGGCATCGGTTTAACTCGCGGCTGGATGCCGGCCTTGGCCAGCACAGCACAGGTGGTTCACGAGACTGGATTTGCCTATACCTTGTCGGTCATTCCACTGTTCATCTTGATGGGCAATTTTGTGGCGCGGGCAGGCTTAGCACATGAGCTGTTTCATGCGGCTTACACCTTCATTGGTCATCGCCGAGGCGGTCTGGCCCATGCCACCATTGCCGCATGTGCAGGCTTTGGCGCCATCTGCGGCTCCTCCATCGCAACAGCCGCCACCATGGGCAAAGTGGCTTACCCGTCCATGAAAAAATTGGGTTACAGCGATGCGATGTCGACTGGTGTGATCGCCGCAGGCGGCACCTTGGGCATCATGATTCCGCCCTCCACCATTCTGGTGATCTACGGCATCATCACCGAAACCCACATTGGCAAGTTGTTTGCCGCAGGTGTTTTGCCTGGGATTTTGACGGCGATCCTCATGATGATGGCGGTCGTTTTGATGACTTGGCACAACCCTGAACACGCGCCTGCAGGCGAAAAATTCAGCTGGACAGAACGCTTACAAGCCGTCCGCGGTATTTGGGGTGTCTTGGTTTTGGTGATCCTGGTGCTGGGTGGTATTTACGGCGGCTTCTTTACCGCCACCGAAGGTGCTGGCATGGGTGCCACGGGCGCATTCCTTTTTGCACTGGCCCGCAGAGCACTCAGCTGGAAAGCACTGATGGAGGTTTTGGTCGAATCAGCTCGCACCACGGCCATGCTCTTCACATTGCTGATTTCGGCCACAATTTTTGCAAATTTCGTCAACTACACCAGCTTGCCGTTTGAGCTCAAAGAGTGGATCACGCACTTAGGCTTGTCGCCCATCATGGTGGTGGCAGCGATGATGTTCATCTATGTTGTTCTTGGAACGGTGATGGAAGAGCTGACCATGGTCTTGTTGACCATTCCACTGTTTTTCCCCATCGTGGTGCAATTGGGTTTTGACCCTGTTTGGTTTGGTGTGCTGATTGTGATGGTGATTCAAATTGGTTTGATTTCCCCACCCGTTGGCATGAACCTGTTTGTGCTTAACGCCTTGTTGCCCAAAGTTGGCTTGAATGCCATCTTCCGCGGCGTTTGGCCGATGGTGCTGGTCTTGGTGATCACGCTGGGCATTTTGCTGGCCTTTCCAAGCATCAGCTTGTGGTTACCTTCCATGATGGATTGA
- the mltB gene encoding lytic murein transglycosylase B, whose product MRILSTLLALLLLSCSLAVQASDTKKKPKSKSPKATATSPAAGPTYTKRQDVNEWAEQMAKSSQLDVKWVKAQLAQARFIPSIPKLILPPTQISKKNWNAYQARFIEPKRIQAGVQFWKENQSTLDRAEQTFGVPPWLVVGIIGVETFYGQHTGNFRTLDALSTLTFDFPKEHPRATERQAFFSKELAQFLLLAHKEKVKPSSIKGSYAGALGLPQFMPSSWAKFAVDFDGDQHIDLFANKVDVIGSVANYFKAFQWQSGMPTHYPVTFNRELLDMDALMAPDILPSFSIANFVAKGAVIDGEALAHKGPLALIELLNGDDPPSYVAGTENFYAITRYNWSSYYAMAVIELGQAVENKIKAKP is encoded by the coding sequence ATGCGCATTTTGTCGACCCTTTTAGCTCTGCTGCTCTTGAGTTGTTCTTTGGCTGTGCAAGCCTCAGACACCAAGAAAAAACCCAAATCCAAATCGCCCAAAGCCACCGCGACCAGCCCTGCGGCCGGCCCCACCTACACCAAACGTCAAGATGTGAATGAGTGGGCCGAGCAAATGGCGAAATCTAGCCAACTTGATGTCAAATGGGTCAAAGCTCAATTGGCCCAAGCGCGTTTCATTCCCAGCATCCCCAAGTTGATTTTGCCGCCCACCCAAATCAGCAAGAAAAACTGGAATGCCTATCAAGCTCGCTTCATTGAACCCAAACGAATTCAGGCAGGTGTGCAGTTTTGGAAAGAAAACCAGAGCACCTTAGATCGCGCAGAACAGACCTTTGGGGTTCCACCTTGGTTGGTGGTGGGCATCATCGGTGTTGAAACTTTCTATGGCCAACACACAGGCAATTTTCGAACACTGGATGCCCTGAGCACATTGACCTTTGACTTTCCCAAAGAGCACCCACGTGCCACAGAACGTCAGGCATTTTTCTCCAAAGAACTGGCGCAGTTTTTATTGCTTGCGCACAAAGAAAAGGTCAAACCCAGCAGCATCAAGGGCAGTTATGCCGGTGCTTTGGGCTTGCCTCAATTCATGCCTTCCAGCTGGGCTAAGTTTGCTGTTGATTTTGATGGCGACCAACACATCGATTTGTTCGCCAACAAGGTGGATGTCATTGGCTCAGTGGCCAACTACTTCAAAGCATTCCAATGGCAAAGTGGCATGCCAACCCACTACCCCGTAACTTTCAATCGAGAATTGTTAGACATGGACGCACTGATGGCGCCCGACATTTTGCCAAGCTTCAGCATCGCCAACTTTGTGGCCAAAGGCGCTGTCATTGACGGCGAAGCGCTTGCACACAAAGGCCCGCTGGCATTGATTGAATTGCTGAATGGGGATGACCCGCCCAGTTATGTGGCTGGCACCGAAAATTTCTACGCCATCACACGCTACAACTGGAGCAGTTATTACGCGATGGCTGTGATTGAGTTGGGGCAAGCAGTGGAAAACAAGATCAAAGCCAAACCTTGA
- a CDS encoding mechanosensitive ion channel family protein, giving the protein MMNDPQLWWGRLNSFEALQELLLFAACVGVALSLVWALRRATLQWELRVLLGRQLVDGVLFPSLLLGLVFASRSIWAKSHPLWLFDFLLPVCVSLAAIRLGVKVLQAAFKDAAWVRPVERSLSWLAWGAVVLWLTGLLPMVLEELDLIQWKVGSSHLSVRTLIEGGLTAGLVMLLTLWVSSAIESRLLRTSTGSELSLRKAVSNAVTSLLMFVGLMVSLSAVGIDLTALSVLGGAVGVGIGFGLQKLAANYVSGFVILAERSMRIGDSVKLDGFEGRVTDIKARYTVIRAPTGRESIVPNEMLINSRVENLSLADSRVLQSTSVLVAYGSDVDLVMRLLTQACELQMRVLKEPAPFVTLTSFAADGLEFGAHYWVDEQQSGLLTLKSEINLSILKLLNAHGIEIPYPQRVVHTRAG; this is encoded by the coding sequence ATGATGAACGACCCACAGTTGTGGTGGGGCCGATTGAACTCGTTTGAAGCCTTGCAAGAGTTGTTGCTGTTTGCTGCCTGTGTTGGCGTGGCGCTGTCCCTGGTTTGGGCGTTGCGCCGTGCCACCCTCCAGTGGGAATTGAGGGTCCTGTTGGGACGCCAATTGGTCGACGGCGTTTTGTTTCCCAGTTTGCTCTTAGGTTTGGTGTTCGCCTCCCGTTCAATATGGGCCAAGTCACATCCTTTGTGGTTGTTTGATTTTTTGCTGCCTGTTTGTGTGTCCTTGGCGGCCATTCGCTTGGGCGTCAAAGTTTTGCAGGCGGCTTTCAAAGATGCAGCCTGGGTTAGACCAGTCGAGCGAAGCTTGTCTTGGTTAGCCTGGGGTGCAGTGGTGCTGTGGTTGACAGGTTTGTTGCCCATGGTGCTTGAAGAGCTCGATCTCATCCAATGGAAGGTAGGATCCTCGCATTTGTCTGTGCGCACCCTCATTGAAGGCGGTTTGACAGCAGGATTGGTCATGTTGCTCACGCTGTGGGTGTCCTCGGCCATCGAGTCGCGTTTGTTGCGAACTTCAACGGGCAGTGAATTGTCATTGCGCAAAGCCGTCAGCAATGCGGTGACGTCACTGTTGATGTTCGTGGGTCTGATGGTGTCCTTGTCCGCAGTTGGCATCGACCTGACAGCTTTGTCTGTTTTAGGCGGTGCAGTGGGCGTGGGCATTGGCTTTGGTTTGCAAAAGTTGGCTGCCAACTACGTCAGTGGCTTTGTGATTTTGGCCGAGCGCAGCATGCGAATTGGCGACAGCGTCAAGTTGGATGGGTTTGAAGGACGCGTGACCGACATCAAAGCACGCTATACCGTCATCCGTGCGCCCACGGGGCGCGAATCGATTGTGCCCAATGAAATGCTCATCAACAGCCGCGTTGAGAACTTGTCCTTGGCCGATTCTCGGGTGCTTCAAAGCACCTCGGTGTTGGTGGCTTATGGCAGCGATGTTGACTTGGTGATGCGATTGCTCACGCAAGCCTGTGAATTGCAAATGCGCGTTCTGAAAGAGCCTGCGCCCTTTGTGACCTTGACGTCATTTGCGGCCGATGGGCTGGAATTTGGTGCGCACTATTGGGTTGACGAGCAACAATCGGGTTTGCTCACATTGAAGTCTGAAATCAACCTCAGCATCTTGAAACTTCTCAATGCCCATGGCATTGAAATTCCTTACCCGCAACGCGTTGTGCACACGCGTGCAGGCTAA
- a CDS encoding electron transfer flavoprotein subunit beta/FixA family protein → MKILVPVKRVVDYNVKVRVKSDGTGVDIANVKMSMNPFDEIAVEEAVRLKEKGIATEVIAVSCGVTQCQETLRTAMAIGADRGILVETPAELELQPLAVAKLLKALVDKEQPGLIILGKQAIDDDCNQTGQMLAALADLPQATFASKVEVVDGKAQVTREVDGGLEVLSLSMPAVITTDLRLNEPRYVTLPNIMKAKKKQLDTFKPEDLGVDVAPRITTLKVSEPPKRSAGIKVPDVATLVDKLKNTAKVI, encoded by the coding sequence ATGAAAATTCTTGTTCCCGTCAAAAGGGTTGTCGACTACAACGTGAAAGTGCGCGTCAAATCTGACGGTACTGGCGTAGACATCGCCAACGTCAAAATGAGCATGAACCCGTTTGACGAGATCGCAGTGGAAGAAGCTGTGCGCTTGAAAGAAAAGGGCATTGCTACAGAAGTGATCGCAGTGTCTTGCGGCGTGACTCAGTGCCAAGAAACCTTGCGCACAGCAATGGCCATTGGCGCCGATCGCGGCATCTTGGTGGAAACACCCGCCGAACTCGAATTGCAACCCTTGGCGGTTGCCAAGTTGCTCAAAGCCTTGGTCGATAAAGAACAACCTGGTTTGATCATCTTGGGCAAACAAGCCATTGACGATGATTGCAACCAAACAGGTCAAATGTTGGCCGCATTGGCTGACTTGCCCCAAGCTACTTTTGCTTCCAAAGTGGAAGTAGTGGACGGCAAAGCGCAAGTGACACGCGAAGTGGATGGCGGCTTGGAAGTTTTGTCTTTGTCCATGCCTGCAGTGATCACCACCGACTTGCGTTTGAACGAGCCACGTTATGTGACGTTGCCCAACATCATGAAGGCGAAGAAAAAACAACTCGACACGTTCAAGCCTGAAGACTTGGGAGTAGATGTCGCACCACGCATCACAACTCTCAAAGTATCTGAGCCACCTAAGCGCTCTGCCGGTATCAAGGTGCCCGATGTGGCGACATTGGTTGATAAGTTGAAGAACACAGCGAAGGTAATTTAA
- a CDS encoding alpha/beta hydrolase, translated as MLDPQAQALMQLMVEKGVPPVNTMTPAEARASYRSRRTFTQPDAPEVFKVEDRVVSANGVNVPVRVYHPHAAQTEHALPGLVYIHGGGWTIGDLDTHDVLCRSLCLQAKVVVVSVDYRMGPEHKFPAAYDDTVAAFNWTVAHAKELGIDPARIAIGGDSAGGNLSAAACIGLRDQKGLSVQPAFQLLIYPATIMWPDTASYHANGKGYMLTKESIAYYTENYLRNREDAKDWRASPQLASSHAGLPPAFVMTAGFDPLRDEGLMYADALSQAGVPAQYICFERQIHGFITMGRVMQEANTAVALCAQVLQAQLHNSPR; from the coding sequence ATGCTAGACCCTCAAGCACAAGCTCTCATGCAACTCATGGTTGAAAAAGGTGTTCCACCGGTGAACACCATGACGCCGGCCGAAGCACGAGCGTCTTACCGATCTCGCCGCACCTTCACACAGCCTGATGCACCAGAAGTTTTCAAAGTTGAAGACCGCGTGGTCTCTGCCAATGGCGTGAATGTGCCTGTGCGGGTTTACCACCCGCATGCCGCCCAAACAGAGCATGCCCTGCCCGGCTTGGTCTACATCCACGGTGGTGGCTGGACCATCGGTGATCTCGACACGCACGATGTGTTGTGCCGCAGTTTGTGCCTTCAAGCCAAGGTGGTGGTGGTATCGGTTGACTATCGCATGGGGCCCGAACACAAATTCCCTGCGGCCTACGACGACACAGTGGCCGCTTTCAACTGGACTGTGGCGCATGCCAAAGAGTTGGGCATCGACCCAGCACGCATTGCCATCGGTGGCGACAGCGCTGGCGGCAACTTGTCTGCCGCTGCCTGTATCGGACTGCGTGATCAAAAGGGTTTGTCAGTTCAACCCGCATTTCAATTGTTGATCTATCCCGCCACCATCATGTGGCCAGACACCGCGTCCTATCACGCCAATGGCAAGGGGTACATGCTGACCAAAGAGTCCATTGCGTACTACACCGAAAATTATTTGCGCAATCGTGAAGATGCCAAAGACTGGCGCGCCTCTCCTCAATTGGCCAGCAGCCATGCAGGCCTGCCACCCGCCTTTGTCATGACGGCTGGTTTTGATCCATTGCGCGATGAAGGTTTGATGTATGCCGATGCGCTGTCTCAAGCTGGCGTGCCTGCGCAGTACATTTGCTTTGAACGTCAAATTCACGGCTTCATTACCATGGGCCGCGTGATGCAAGAGGCCAACACGGCTGTGGCTTTGTGCGCACAAGTACTCCAAGCGCAATTGCACAACAGCCCGCGCTAA
- a CDS encoding TIGR02450 family Trp-rich protein encodes MNPLNPKKLNLTKWTAVKPVAKQKHFLVSKVIQPELPNAPIEFVEIESVFSKATQIIPWRELQNDEVWRQGWV; translated from the coding sequence ATGAATCCTCTTAACCCCAAAAAATTAAATCTGACAAAGTGGACAGCCGTCAAACCTGTCGCCAAACAAAAACACTTTTTAGTTAGCAAAGTCATTCAACCTGAGTTGCCCAACGCGCCCATTGAATTTGTAGAAATAGAGTCTGTTTTCTCTAAGGCCACTCAGATCATTCCATGGCGGGAATTACAAAACGATGAGGTATGGCGGCAAGGTTGGGTCTGA